In one Curtobacterium citreum genomic region, the following are encoded:
- a CDS encoding SufE family protein, with product MSTELPRSLAEIRDDFLELSQQDRLQLLLEFSDELPALPERLQGHEDELERVEECQSPVFITVTVGADGDAPDVVRMHATAPREAPTTRGFASILAQGLSGLTASEVLAVPSDYPLTIGLSEAVSPLRIRGMVGMLGRVQRQVRAAVAAA from the coding sequence ATGAGCACCGAACTCCCCCGTTCCCTCGCCGAGATCCGCGACGACTTCCTCGAGCTCTCGCAGCAGGACCGCCTCCAGCTGCTCCTCGAGTTCTCCGACGAGCTCCCCGCGCTGCCCGAGCGACTGCAGGGGCACGAGGACGAGCTCGAGCGCGTCGAGGAGTGCCAGTCCCCCGTGTTCATCACCGTCACGGTCGGGGCCGACGGCGATGCCCCGGACGTCGTCCGCATGCACGCGACCGCCCCGCGCGAGGCGCCGACCACCCGCGGGTTCGCGTCGATCCTCGCGCAGGGGCTGTCCGGCCTCACCGCGTCCGAGGTCCTGGCGGTCCCGTCGGACTACCCGCTGACGATCGGGCTCAGCGAGGCGGTCAGCCCGCTGCGCATCCGCGGCATGGTGGGGATGCTCGGTCGGGTGCAGCGGCAGGTGCGGGCGGCGGTCGCCGCCGCCTGA
- a CDS encoding sulfurtransferase produces MTAPVDPSEKFAAYAHPERLVSTEWLQEQLDAGTPDLVVVESDEDVLLYETGHVPGAVKIDWHTDLNDPVQRDYVDGEAFARLVGGKGIGRDTTVVIYGDKNNWWAAYALWVFTLFGHEDVRLLDGGRAKWIAEDRALTTDRPEVTPVDYPVVERHDEPVRAFKDDVLAHLGKPLIDVRSPAEYDGSRTTAPEYPEEGALRAGHVPTAVNIPWATAAAPDGTFKSREELDAVYRDGAGIGDADEVIAYCRIGERSSHTWFVLQHLLGYENVRNYDGSWTEWGSAVRVPIAVGTEPGTVPSR; encoded by the coding sequence ATGACCGCACCGGTCGACCCGTCCGAGAAGTTCGCCGCCTACGCCCACCCGGAGCGCCTGGTGTCGACCGAGTGGCTCCAGGAGCAGCTCGACGCCGGGACCCCCGACCTCGTCGTCGTGGAGTCCGACGAGGACGTCCTGCTCTACGAGACGGGCCACGTCCCCGGAGCGGTGAAGATCGACTGGCACACCGACCTCAACGACCCGGTGCAGCGCGACTACGTCGACGGCGAGGCGTTCGCGCGACTCGTCGGCGGCAAGGGCATCGGCCGCGACACCACCGTCGTGATCTACGGCGACAAGAACAACTGGTGGGCCGCCTACGCCCTCTGGGTCTTCACGCTCTTCGGGCACGAGGACGTCCGCCTGCTCGACGGCGGCCGGGCGAAGTGGATCGCCGAGGACCGTGCCCTGACGACCGACCGCCCCGAGGTGACGCCCGTCGACTACCCGGTGGTCGAGCGCCACGACGAGCCGGTCCGGGCCTTCAAGGACGACGTGCTCGCGCACCTCGGCAAGCCCCTGATCGACGTGCGGAGCCCCGCCGAGTACGACGGCTCGCGCACCACCGCACCGGAATACCCGGAAGAGGGCGCCCTGCGCGCCGGCCACGTGCCGACCGCCGTTAACATCCCCTGGGCCACCGCGGCCGCACCGGACGGCACCTTCAAGTCGCGCGAGGAGCTCGACGCGGTGTACCGCGACGGTGCCGGGATCGGCGACGCGGACGAGGTCATCGCGTACTGCCGCATCGGCGAGCGGTCGAGCCACACCTGGTTCGTGCTGCAGCACCTGCTCGGCTACGAGAACGTGCGGAACTACGACGGGTCGTGGACCGAGTGGGGCAGCGCCGTCCGCGTCCCGATCGCCGTCGGCACCGAACCGGGTACCGTTCCCTCTCGATGA
- the zapE gene encoding cell division protein ZapE, giving the protein MLPGGAHLPAHLVDRDPQVTPQQMAAALVPPPQFADASFASYRPDPEYPSQAAVRDAVEAFVATRPEPAKRGLFGRRKPAEAPARSGVYLDGGFGVGKTHLLAAAYHAEPSRKTFGTFIEYTALVGALGFQGTVDLLRGTALVCIDEFELDDPGDTMVMTRLIKELADTGTRFAATSNTPPGALGEGRFAAQDFLREIQAMSDRFETMRIDGLDYRRRAVDEHARTVDDVPAALPTGATTLDDFRSVVAHLASVHPSKYVALVDGLDAVGLTDVAAFTDQTDALRWVALVDRLYDAQVRIVASGTPLDQVYPQAMLEGGYRKKYLRAASRVVALSRAAD; this is encoded by the coding sequence ATGCTTCCCGGAGGGGCCCACTTGCCTGCACACCTCGTCGACCGTGACCCGCAGGTGACGCCGCAGCAGATGGCCGCTGCGCTCGTGCCGCCGCCGCAGTTCGCGGACGCCTCGTTCGCGAGCTACCGACCGGACCCGGAGTACCCCTCGCAGGCGGCGGTCCGCGACGCGGTCGAGGCCTTCGTCGCGACCCGGCCGGAGCCGGCGAAGCGCGGCCTGTTCGGTCGCCGCAAGCCCGCCGAGGCGCCGGCGCGCTCGGGTGTGTACCTGGACGGCGGGTTCGGCGTCGGCAAGACCCACCTGCTCGCCGCGGCGTACCACGCGGAGCCGTCCCGCAAGACCTTCGGCACCTTCATCGAGTACACGGCGCTCGTCGGTGCGCTCGGGTTCCAGGGCACGGTCGACCTGCTCCGCGGGACCGCGCTCGTCTGCATCGACGAGTTCGAGCTGGACGACCCCGGCGACACGATGGTGATGACCCGGCTCATCAAGGAGCTGGCGGACACCGGCACCCGCTTCGCGGCGACGTCGAACACCCCGCCGGGCGCGCTCGGCGAGGGCCGGTTCGCGGCGCAGGACTTCCTGCGCGAGATCCAGGCGATGTCCGATCGCTTCGAGACCATGCGGATCGACGGGCTCGACTACCGACGCCGCGCGGTCGACGAGCACGCCCGGACGGTCGACGACGTCCCCGCGGCGCTGCCGACCGGGGCGACCACGCTCGACGACTTCCGGTCCGTCGTCGCGCACCTGGCGTCGGTGCACCCCTCGAAGTACGTCGCGCTGGTCGACGGACTCGACGCCGTCGGCCTGACCGACGTCGCGGCGTTCACCGACCAGACCGACGCGCTGCGGTGGGTCGCGCTCGTCGACCGGCTGTACGACGCGCAGGTCCGGATCGTCGCGTCCGGCACGCCGCTCGACCAGGTGTACCCGCAGGCGATGCTCGAAGGCGGGTACCGGAAGAAGTACCTGCGCGCCGCGTCGCGCGTGGTCGCGCTGTCGCGCGCCGCGGACTGA
- a CDS encoding ammonium transporter: protein MLDQGQTGFIMIMAALVLFMTPGLAFFYGGLVKAKSVISMMMMSFGAIALVGVLWVLYGYAIAFANTGDHTAVTGIVGFFSIDWNQIGLGQAFEQSQATKLAAPYPDLAFVGFQATFAIITVALISGAIADRAKFGAWMIFAGVWVTVVYFPVASWVFNLTSGWAATWGVIDFAGGTAVHINAGAAGLALALVLGKRVGFAKGAHKPHNPPFVLLGAAILWFGWFGFNAGSAGAANSTAALAWVNTLAAPAAAVLGWLLIEKLKDGKATSVGAASGAVAGLVAITPACANLTPGWGILLGFLAGVICCFAIDLKYKLGFDDSLDVVGVHLVGGIFGTLYLGIFANTTGLIYSGSLVQLGKQAAAAGAVGAYSFVLALVIGFAIEKTIGFRVKTEDEVAGIDTAVHGEEGYVLYEESDKTPVSVR, encoded by the coding sequence ATGCTTGATCAGGGCCAAACCGGCTTCATCATGATCATGGCGGCGCTGGTGTTGTTCATGACACCCGGCCTCGCCTTCTTCTACGGCGGCCTCGTGAAGGCCAAGTCCGTCATCAGCATGATGATGATGTCGTTCGGGGCGATCGCGCTCGTCGGCGTCCTCTGGGTGCTCTACGGCTACGCGATCGCCTTCGCGAACACCGGCGACCACACCGCCGTGACCGGCATCGTCGGCTTCTTCAGCATCGACTGGAACCAGATCGGCCTCGGCCAGGCGTTCGAGCAGTCGCAGGCGACGAAGCTCGCCGCCCCCTACCCGGACCTGGCGTTCGTCGGGTTCCAGGCCACGTTCGCGATCATCACCGTCGCCCTGATCTCCGGTGCCATCGCCGACCGCGCCAAGTTCGGCGCCTGGATGATCTTCGCCGGTGTCTGGGTGACGGTCGTCTACTTCCCGGTCGCCTCCTGGGTCTTCAACCTGACCTCGGGCTGGGCAGCGACCTGGGGTGTCATCGACTTCGCCGGTGGGACCGCGGTCCACATCAACGCCGGTGCCGCCGGACTCGCCCTGGCGCTCGTCCTCGGCAAGCGCGTCGGCTTCGCCAAGGGCGCGCACAAGCCGCACAACCCGCCCTTCGTCCTCCTCGGTGCCGCCATCCTGTGGTTCGGCTGGTTCGGCTTCAACGCCGGTTCGGCCGGCGCTGCGAACAGCACTGCCGCGCTCGCCTGGGTGAACACCCTCGCCGCTCCGGCTGCCGCGGTGCTCGGCTGGCTGCTCATCGAGAAGCTCAAGGACGGCAAGGCCACCTCCGTCGGTGCCGCCTCGGGTGCCGTCGCCGGCCTCGTCGCGATCACGCCGGCCTGTGCCAACCTCACCCCCGGTTGGGGCATCCTGCTCGGCTTCCTCGCCGGTGTGATCTGCTGCTTCGCGATCGACCTCAAGTACAAGCTCGGCTTCGACGACTCGCTCGACGTCGTGGGCGTCCACCTGGTCGGCGGCATCTTCGGCACGCTCTACCTGGGCATCTTCGCCAACACGACCGGTCTGATCTACTCGGGCTCCCTGGTCCAGCTCGGCAAGCAGGCCGCCGCCGCCGGTGCGGTCGGTGCGTACTCGTTCGTCCTCGCGCTCGTGATCGGCTTCGCCATCGAGAAGACCATCGGCTTCCGCGTCAAGACCGAGGACGAGGTCGCCGGCATCGACACCGCCGTCCACGGTGAAGAGGGCTACGTCCTCTACGAGGAGTCGGACAAGACCCCGGTGTCGGTCCGCTAG
- a CDS encoding aldo/keto reductase translates to MDYTHLGRTGLSVSRAVLGTMNFGPETSEDDSHAIMDRAHELGVNFFDTANGYGGSVGKGATEEIIGRWFAKGGGRREKTVLATKVYGEMIDWPNGGKLSALNIRQSLDASLRRLQTDHVDLFQMHHVDRDTPWDEIWQAMELAVAQGKVLYVGSSNFAGWHIAQAQEAARHRNFLGLVSEQSIYNLVVRDVEREVLPAARHYGLGLIPWSPLQGGLLGGIIEKTEQGSRRLSGRSAEYVEGHRDQLSAYESFAKELGHTPGELALAWLLHQPGVTAPITGPRTMEQWESAVRATDIRLDDAALARLDELFPGHETSPEDFAW, encoded by the coding sequence ATGGACTACACACACCTCGGACGGACAGGGCTGTCGGTGTCGCGGGCGGTGCTCGGCACCATGAACTTCGGACCGGAGACCAGCGAGGACGACTCCCACGCGATCATGGACCGGGCGCACGAGCTCGGCGTGAACTTCTTCGACACGGCCAACGGCTACGGCGGCTCGGTGGGCAAGGGCGCCACCGAGGAGATCATCGGCCGCTGGTTCGCGAAGGGCGGTGGCCGCCGCGAGAAGACGGTCCTCGCCACGAAGGTCTACGGCGAGATGATCGACTGGCCGAACGGCGGCAAGCTGTCGGCGCTCAACATCCGGCAGTCGCTCGACGCGTCGCTGCGCCGGCTGCAGACCGACCACGTCGACCTGTTCCAGATGCACCACGTCGACCGGGACACCCCGTGGGACGAGATCTGGCAGGCGATGGAGCTCGCCGTCGCGCAGGGCAAGGTGCTCTACGTCGGTTCCTCGAACTTCGCGGGGTGGCACATCGCCCAGGCCCAGGAAGCCGCGCGGCACCGCAACTTCCTCGGGCTCGTCAGTGAGCAGTCGATCTACAACCTCGTCGTCCGCGACGTCGAGCGCGAGGTCCTCCCGGCCGCCCGGCACTACGGCCTCGGGCTCATCCCGTGGTCCCCGCTGCAGGGCGGGCTGCTCGGCGGCATCATCGAGAAGACCGAGCAGGGTTCCCGTCGGCTGAGCGGCCGCAGCGCCGAGTACGTCGAGGGCCACCGCGACCAGCTGTCTGCCTACGAGTCGTTCGCGAAGGAGCTCGGGCACACCCCGGGTGAGCTCGCCCTCGCGTGGCTGCTGCACCAGCCGGGCGTCACCGCCCCGATCACCGGCCCGCGCACGATGGAGCAGTGGGAGTCCGCCGTCCGCGCGACCGACATCCGCCTCGACGACGCGGCGCTGGCGCGGCTCGACGAGCTGTTCCCGGGGCACGAGACCTCACCGGAGGACTTCGCCTGGTGA
- a CDS encoding ChaB family protein, translating to MPAKDEIPSTLRRSPQHAQDVYAAALDSANETYGPGERAHRTAFAAVKHEYEKVGDHWEAKGSAGPSDEGAAGTRGSGETQGGVDANATKAHLLEVARRLDVHGRSTMDKGELVEAIKKANDRATAAARED from the coding sequence ATGCCCGCGAAGGACGAGATCCCCAGCACACTCCGCCGGTCGCCGCAGCACGCGCAGGACGTGTACGCCGCCGCGCTCGACTCCGCGAACGAGACCTACGGACCGGGGGAGCGTGCGCACCGCACCGCCTTCGCCGCGGTCAAGCACGAGTACGAGAAGGTCGGCGACCACTGGGAGGCGAAGGGGTCCGCCGGCCCGTCCGACGAGGGTGCCGCCGGCACCCGCGGCTCCGGTGAGACCCAGGGCGGCGTCGACGCGAACGCCACGAAGGCGCACCTGCTCGAGGTCGCGCGCCGCCTGGACGTGCACGGCCGCTCGACGATGGACAAGGGTGAGCTGGTCGAGGCGATCAAGAAGGCGAACGACCGCGCCACCGCAGCCGCCCGGGAGGACTGA
- a CDS encoding beta-ketoacyl-ACP synthase III, producing the protein MDTPALRGSRILGFGHHQPARILTNDELSTMVDTNDEWITTRTGIKTRRIAGPDDSVTSMAIEAGRNAIADAGLEPSDIGLVIVASTTHRDRAPYTAGRVAAALGMANGPAPIDINTACSGFEYAMALADQSIRVGASDTALVIGSETLSSIADWTDRSTCVLVGDGAGAAVLGASDTAEIGPVSWGSVPHLNEAVLVTKDPEYFTQQGRSIYRWAITEAAGHARAVVEAAGMTLDDIEVFAFHQANLRIIEPLVEALGGQDKFVVRDVVESGNTSAASVPLGLSKAWSRGELPEGAATLLFGFGGGFAHAGQVVRTPVRRS; encoded by the coding sequence ATGGACACCCCAGCACTCCGTGGCAGCCGGATCCTCGGGTTCGGACACCACCAGCCCGCGCGCATCCTGACCAACGACGAGCTCTCGACCATGGTCGACACGAACGACGAGTGGATCACCACGCGCACCGGCATCAAGACCCGTCGGATCGCTGGCCCCGACGACTCCGTCACGTCGATGGCGATCGAGGCCGGCCGCAACGCGATCGCGGACGCCGGACTCGAACCGTCGGACATCGGGCTCGTCATCGTCGCGTCGACCACGCACCGTGACCGTGCGCCCTACACCGCCGGCCGGGTCGCCGCGGCGCTCGGCATGGCGAACGGGCCGGCGCCGATCGACATCAACACGGCCTGCAGCGGCTTCGAGTACGCGATGGCCCTCGCCGACCAGTCGATCCGCGTCGGGGCGTCGGACACCGCGCTCGTCATCGGGTCCGAGACGCTGTCGAGCATCGCCGACTGGACCGACCGGTCGACGTGCGTGCTCGTCGGCGACGGTGCGGGTGCCGCGGTGCTCGGCGCCTCGGACACCGCCGAGATCGGGCCGGTGTCGTGGGGGAGCGTGCCGCACCTGAACGAGGCGGTGCTCGTCACGAAGGACCCGGAGTACTTCACGCAGCAGGGCCGCTCGATCTACCGCTGGGCGATCACCGAGGCCGCCGGCCACGCCCGCGCCGTCGTCGAGGCCGCGGGCATGACGCTCGACGACATCGAGGTGTTCGCGTTCCACCAGGCGAACCTGCGGATCATCGAGCCGCTGGTCGAGGCCCTGGGCGGGCAGGACAAGTTCGTGGTCCGGGACGTCGTCGAGTCCGGCAACACCTCGGCTGCGAGCGTGCCGCTCGGACTGTCGAAGGCCTGGTCGCGCGGCGAGCTGCCGGAGGGCGCGGCGACGCTCCTGTTCGGGTTCGGCGGCGGGTTCGCGCACGCCGGTCAGGTGGTCCGGACGCCGGTGCGGCGCAGCTGA
- the fliW gene encoding flagellar assembly protein FliW, with product MSIDLTFPVPPFGLAPSPVFSLVPVEGVEGLFGLVGEDARLFLLDAAVHLPDYAPELTDEQAATIGLTDPAEAMLLVVANPGEGGTTVNLLAPVVVNARTAVGAQFILEDQDLPLRAELAAR from the coding sequence ATGAGCATCGACCTGACCTTCCCCGTCCCGCCGTTCGGCCTCGCCCCGTCGCCGGTCTTCTCGCTCGTGCCCGTCGAGGGCGTCGAGGGCCTGTTCGGCCTCGTCGGCGAGGACGCCCGGCTGTTCCTGCTCGACGCCGCGGTGCACCTGCCCGACTACGCCCCGGAGCTGACCGACGAGCAGGCCGCGACGATCGGCCTGACCGACCCCGCCGAGGCGATGCTCCTCGTCGTCGCGAACCCCGGCGAGGGCGGCACGACCGTGAACCTGCTCGCCCCGGTCGTCGTGAACGCCCGCACCGCCGTCGGCGCGCAGTTCATCCTCGAGGACCAGGACCTGCCGCTGCGCGCCGAGCTCGCCGCGCGGTAG
- a CDS encoding flagellin N-terminal helical domain-containing protein, with protein sequence MITRVTTQMTMAAAGERLQANAARVAEATQRATTLQAIAKPSDDPVGTGSSMQVRKEQAAAAQYTRNANDAVGWLATTDSTLSSAYSVLGKVRDLTVQAANSGTMGDTDRDAFITQFRALKADLEATANATYGSRSVFAGSSTDAAAYTPGTGFATATTPVQRRVGDATTIRVDTSGAAVFGTGSTSAFAAIDGIVADLQNGVNVNAKLDDVDTAINSVRSAQADVGVRHAAALSAQDALKSTSVTLENRRSGIEDLDLAGAVLDLQVQQTSYQAALAVTAKVLQPTLMDYLR encoded by the coding sequence GTGATCACCCGTGTGACCACCCAGATGACCATGGCGGCCGCCGGCGAGCGGCTGCAGGCGAACGCGGCACGCGTCGCCGAGGCGACGCAGCGCGCGACGACGCTGCAGGCGATCGCGAAGCCGTCCGACGACCCGGTCGGCACCGGCTCGTCGATGCAGGTGCGGAAGGAGCAGGCCGCCGCCGCGCAGTACACGCGCAACGCGAACGACGCCGTGGGCTGGCTCGCGACCACGGACAGCACGCTGTCGAGCGCCTACTCGGTGCTCGGCAAGGTCCGCGACCTCACCGTGCAGGCGGCGAACTCCGGCACGATGGGCGACACCGACCGCGACGCGTTCATCACGCAGTTCCGCGCGCTGAAGGCCGACCTCGAGGCGACCGCGAACGCGACGTACGGATCCCGGTCGGTGTTCGCGGGCTCGTCCACCGACGCAGCCGCGTACACGCCGGGGACCGGGTTCGCGACCGCGACCACGCCCGTGCAGCGCCGGGTCGGGGACGCCACGACGATCCGCGTGGACACCTCCGGCGCCGCGGTCTTCGGGACGGGGTCGACCTCGGCCTTCGCCGCGATCGACGGCATCGTCGCCGACCTGCAGAACGGCGTCAACGTGAACGCGAAGCTCGACGACGTCGACACCGCGATCAACAGCGTGCGCTCGGCACAGGCGGACGTCGGGGTCCGGCACGCCGCGGCCCTGTCGGCGCAGGACGCGCTGAAGAGCACCTCGGTCACCCTCGAGAACCGGCGCTCGGGCATCGAGGACCTCGACCTCGCCGGCGCCGTGCTCGACCTGCAGGTGCAGCAGACCTCCTACCAGGCAGCCCTCGCCGTCACCGCGAAGGTCCTGCAGCCGACCCTGATGGACTACCTCCGATGA